From a single Miscanthus floridulus cultivar M001 chromosome 8, ASM1932011v1, whole genome shotgun sequence genomic region:
- the LOC136475274 gene encoding 5-pentadecatrienyl resorcinol O-methyltransferase-like, giving the protein MALMEESTTQGLLQAHDEFWHLSLSYIKSIALAAALGLGIPDAIHHHGGGATLPEILAKTELHPCKLRALRRLMRVLTVTGTFSVVQQPPAGDDDSTVADASDEAVYRLTATSRFLVSDEVSSATLAPYMRLVLLPIIFSPVGEHICAWFRQEHHEPSVFALEFGQQAATVWEEGADANAILNEGLAAQSRFLVPDMLRECGEAVFRGIDSLVDVGGGHGGAATAIAAAFPHVKCSVLDLPHVVAGAPSDSNVQLVAGDMFQSIPPATAVFLKNVLHDWGDDECVEILKNCMQAISPRDAGGKVIVMDVVLGLGHDDKSNIKRLETQVMFDLFVMMGNNGVERDEQEWKKIFIEAGFKDYKIIPIAGTHSVIEVYP; this is encoded by the exons ATGGCGCTCATGGAGGAGAGCACCACCCAGGGCTTGCTCCAAGCTCACGACGAGTTCTGGCACCTGTCCCTGAGCTACATCAAATCGATCGCGCTCGCCGCGGCGCTGGGCCTCGGCATCCCCGACGCGATCCACCaccacggcggcggcgccaccCTCCCCGAGATCCTCGCCAAGACCGAGCTCCACCCATGCAAGCTTCGCGCCCTACGCCGCCTCATGCGCGTGCTCACCGTCACGGGCACCTTCAGCGTCGTCCAGCAACCACCAGCTGGTGACGATGATTCAACCGTCGCCGACGCGTCGGACGAAGCTGTCTACAGGCTGACAGCAACCTCCCGCTTCCTCGTCAGCGACGAGGTGAGCTCGGCGACCTTGGCTCCCTATATGAGACTGGTGCTCCTTCCCATCATCTTCTCCCCGGTCGGGGAGCACATCTGCGCGTGGTTCCGGCAGGAGCACCACGAGCCGTCCGTGTTTGCCCTGGAGTTCGGCCAACAAGCCGCAACGGTCTGGGAAGAAGGTGCGGACGCGAACGCCATACTGAACGAAGGCCTTGCTGCCCAGAGCCGCTTCCTGGTGCCAGATATGCTCAGGGAGTGCGGCGAGGCGGTGTTTCGTGGGATCGACTCATTGGTCGACGTTGGCGGTGGGCATGgtggcgccgccaccgccatcgccgCTGCCTTCCCGCATGTCAAGTGCAGCGTGCTTGACCTCCCGCACGTCGTCGCTGGTGCTCCATCCGATAGCAATGTGCAGCTCGTCGCTGGCGATATGTTTCAGAGTATTCCGCCGGCAACCGCTGTTTTCCTCAAG AATGTTTTACATGACTGGGGTGACGATGAGTGTGTCGAGATATTGAAGAACTGCATGCAAGCCATATCTCCACGGGATGCAGGAGGGAAGGTAATAGTCATGGACGTGGTACTTGGACTTGGACATGATGATAAGTCAAACATAAAACGTCTAGAGACACAAGTTATGTTTGATCTGTTCGTTATGATGGGCAATAATGGGGTTGAGCGCGACGAGCAAGAATGGAAGAAGATTTTCATCGAAGCTGGATTCAAAGACTACAAAATTATACCTATTGCTGGCACCCATTCAGTCATCGAGGTCTATCCATGA